The Prevotella sp. oral taxon 299 str. F0039 genome has a segment encoding these proteins:
- a CDS encoding DUF5686 and carboxypeptidase-like regulatory domain-containing protein — protein sequence MKRLFIIFCLEIVAFISINAQISGEIVDKYGYAIPHASAMYKGHHIATASDMNGMFSIERHEGWTLTISSVGFRSQTIKVGMSTPSYLKIVLEEDSKSLNEVIVKSKRARYSRKDNPAVALMRRVIAAKSKTHLDNHDYYQFNKYQKITLSMNDLQPQDLETGMFKKSSWLLDQIETSPYNNKLILPLSVDETVTQHVYRKNPKTEREIVMGQKTEGINKVIQTGEILNTLLKDIFTDVDIYDDYVRLLQYPFTSPIGKTAISFYRYYIQDTVYVDRDLCYHINFIPNNQQDFGFRGDLYVLADSTLHVKKCTMTIPARSDVNFVENMKIEQEYTRLQDGDWVLTKDDMFAELKLNKLFNKLLVVRTTRLNDYAFDELPNKLFKGKAKVRHEADAMVRDEAFWEQYRSVDLTKGETSMNSFLHKMQQSKGYKWVIFGLRAFLENYVETASTNMPSKFDFGPVTTMVSSNFVDGLRFRLSGRTTANLNKHWFWSGYYAYGSKSHKHYYSSEVTYSLNKKKNLPFEFPQRNITFETSCDIMSPSDKFLRHNKDNIFMAFRTQKVQQLYFYNRQKLSFDYETDWGFSFNTSIKAESNEPTGDLVFKRMPASSQILTDPFVEKIRTTELVVGIRYNPGQTYMNTKQRRLPVNLDSPEFKLSHTMGLRRVLGGQYQLNRTELGVYKRFWIGSWGYFDTYLNGGIEWNKVPFPFLIMPPVNLSFFEHKNTFSMMKNMEFLNDRYAFWSVAWDLNGKLLNRLPLIRHLKWREYVAFKGMWGMLTDKNNPRLLTQNATDELLFELPSTTQLMDKKVPYMEFVVGVHNIFKFFAIDYVHRFNYNDVPGTKKNGIRFGFNMSF from the coding sequence GTGAAAAGATTATTTATAATATTTTGTTTGGAGATTGTTGCCTTTATCAGTATCAATGCTCAAATAAGTGGAGAAATAGTAGATAAATATGGGTACGCAATACCTCATGCAAGTGCAATGTATAAGGGACATCATATCGCTACAGCAAGTGACATGAACGGTATGTTTTCAATCGAAAGACACGAAGGATGGACTTTAACTATTAGCTCTGTGGGGTTTCGTTCGCAAACAATAAAGGTCGGTATGTCAACCCCAAGTTATCTAAAAATTGTATTAGAAGAAGATTCTAAGAGTCTAAATGAGGTGATTGTTAAATCTAAACGTGCACGTTATTCTCGTAAAGATAACCCTGCTGTAGCCTTAATGCGTAGAGTTATTGCTGCAAAAAGCAAGACACACCTTGATAATCACGATTATTATCAGTTTAATAAGTACCAAAAGATAACTCTATCAATGAACGACTTACAACCACAAGACCTTGAAACTGGAATGTTTAAAAAGTCTTCTTGGTTGTTAGACCAAATAGAAACGAGTCCATATAACAATAAACTTATTCTTCCTTTGTCTGTAGATGAAACGGTAACTCAACATGTTTATCGTAAAAATCCAAAGACAGAGCGTGAAATTGTGATGGGACAAAAGACCGAAGGAATCAATAAAGTGATTCAAACTGGTGAAATTCTTAATACACTCCTAAAGGATATCTTTACCGATGTAGACATTTATGACGATTATGTACGTCTTCTTCAATATCCTTTTACCAGTCCAATAGGTAAGACTGCCATTTCTTTCTATCGATATTATATACAAGATACAGTTTATGTAGATAGAGATTTGTGCTATCATATCAACTTTATTCCGAATAATCAACAAGACTTTGGATTTAGAGGAGATCTTTATGTGCTTGCTGATTCTACCTTGCATGTAAAGAAATGTACGATGACTATTCCTGCTCGCAGTGATGTAAACTTTGTTGAAAATATGAAGATTGAGCAAGAATACACACGTTTGCAAGATGGAGATTGGGTACTTACAAAAGATGATATGTTTGCAGAACTAAAATTAAACAAACTATTTAATAAGCTATTGGTTGTGAGAACAACCCGTTTAAATGATTACGCTTTTGATGAATTGCCAAACAAGTTGTTTAAAGGTAAGGCGAAAGTGAGACATGAAGCAGATGCTATGGTTAGAGATGAAGCTTTTTGGGAACAATATAGAAGCGTGGATTTAACTAAGGGAGAGACCTCTATGAATTCGTTTCTTCATAAAATGCAACAGTCGAAAGGATATAAATGGGTTATCTTTGGTTTAAGAGCTTTCCTTGAAAATTATGTTGAAACAGCCTCAACAAATATGCCAAGTAAGTTCGATTTTGGTCCTGTCACAACGATGGTGTCTAGTAATTTCGTTGATGGTTTACGCTTTAGACTAAGTGGAAGAACCACAGCTAACCTCAATAAACATTGGTTCTGGAGTGGATATTATGCTTATGGTTCTAAGAGTCACAAACATTATTATAGTTCAGAGGTTACCTATAGTTTGAATAAGAAAAAGAATTTGCCATTTGAATTTCCTCAAAGAAACATCACTTTTGAGACTTCTTGTGATATAATGTCACCTTCAGATAAGTTCTTACGTCATAATAAAGATAATATCTTTATGGCTTTTAGAACTCAAAAAGTACAACAACTGTATTTCTACAATAGACAAAAGTTGAGTTTTGATTATGAAACAGACTGGGGATTTAGCTTTAATACGTCGATAAAAGCTGAGAGTAATGAGCCAACGGGAGATCTTGTATTTAAGAGAATGCCTGCTTCTTCGCAGATATTGACAGACCCATTTGTAGAAAAAATACGCACAACAGAATTGGTAGTAGGTATTCGTTATAATCCAGGACAGACCTATATGAATACTAAACAACGTCGTCTGCCTGTTAATTTAGATTCTCCAGAGTTCAAACTTTCTCACACGATGGGATTAAGACGGGTTTTGGGAGGCCAATATCAACTTAATAGAACAGAACTAGGGGTATATAAACGTTTCTGGATAGGTAGTTGGGGATATTTTGATACATATTTAAATGGCGGAATTGAGTGGAACAAAGTTCCCTTCCCATTCTTGATTATGCCTCCTGTTAACTTATCATTCTTTGAGCACAAGAATACTTTTAGTATGATGAAGAATATGGAATTCTTGAATGATAGATATGCATTCTGGTCTGTAGCATGGGACTTAAACGGAAAACTTCTAAATCGTTTGCCTCTTATAAGGCACCTAAAATGGCGTGAATATGTTGCCTTTAAAGGAATGTGGGGAATGCTTACAGACAAGAATAATCCTCGTTTGCTAACTCAAAATGCAACAGATGAGTTGCTATTTGAATTGCCTTCAACAACTCAATTGATGGATAAGAAGGTTCCATATATGGAGTTCGTGGTGGGAGTTCATAATATCTTTAAGTTCTTTGCCATTGATTATGTACATCGATTTAATTATAACGATGTTCCTGGAACAAAGAAAAATGGTATTCGTTTTGGCTTTAATATGAGTTTCTAA